A part of Streptomyces sp. NBC_00557 genomic DNA contains:
- a CDS encoding HNH endonuclease family protein, translating to MTRLRGGAVAAVVVLVAVAGCRTDKAGGSSGSEPTGGTGAALAAVDSLTVKGRAPKTGYARERFGTAWADTDSNSCDTRDDILKRDLKDVKFTGGTCKVSYGLLEPDPYSGKEITYRRGSSQVDIDHVVPLSDAWQKGAKYWDASKRIALANDPLNLIAVDASTNRGKGDGDAATWLPPNKVYRCTYVAEQVAVKKKYGLWVTAAEKAAMKKVLSGCPGQKLPTGGNPTKAPARFRAH from the coding sequence GTGACGCGTCTGAGGGGTGGGGCGGTCGCTGCCGTGGTCGTGCTGGTCGCCGTGGCCGGCTGTAGGACGGACAAGGCCGGCGGGTCCTCCGGGTCCGAGCCGACCGGGGGCACCGGAGCCGCCCTGGCCGCCGTCGACTCACTGACCGTCAAAGGCCGAGCGCCCAAGACCGGTTACGCGCGGGAACGATTCGGCACCGCCTGGGCGGACACCGACTCCAACTCCTGCGACACCCGCGACGACATCCTCAAACGGGACCTGAAGGACGTGAAGTTCACCGGCGGCACCTGCAAGGTCTCCTACGGACTGCTCGAGCCCGACCCGTACTCCGGCAAGGAGATCACCTACCGGCGCGGCAGCAGCCAGGTCGACATCGACCACGTCGTCCCCCTCTCCGACGCCTGGCAGAAGGGCGCCAAGTACTGGGACGCCAGCAAGCGCATAGCCCTGGCCAACGACCCCCTCAACCTCATCGCCGTCGACGCGAGCACCAACCGCGGCAAGGGCGACGGCGACGCGGCCACCTGGCTCCCGCCGAACAAGGTCTACCGCTGCACCTACGTCGCCGAGCAGGTCGCGGTGAAGAAGAAGTACGGCCTGTGGGTCACCGCCGCCGAGAAGGCCGCCATGAAGAAGGTCCTCAGCGGCTGCCCCGGCCAGAAACTCCCCACGGGCGGCAACCCCACCAAGGCCCCGGCCCGCTTCCGCGCGCACTGA
- a CDS encoding N-6 DNA methylase, whose protein sequence is MQDNATEVTAAGIARLAGVGRAAVSNWRRRHADFPKPVGGTETSPSFALAEVEAWLRKQGKLAEVPLRERVWQQLVGHPEGPLTALVHAGCALLLIHERPTVWLDASAGSDARLAAILPGVLEQVLSPVNAEAGVHSPSAPRPVHTAHRAPAGAPAGAPAGTPTTPAAGAPAPAPAPALRIPTGPQLLPSVPLLRGAAELAAETGARQAFEFLLGRHLDANPRQYTLTPAELAGLMADLAGPARRVLDPACGTGALLRAVESRPDQELYAQDSAPELAALTALRLALHSRAGVRGAAGDTLRADAFPGLRADAVLCHPPFNERNWGHDELAYDPRWEYGFPARTESELAWVQHALARLADGGAAVLLMPPAAASRRSGRRIRADLLRRGALRAVVALPVGAAPPYNIPLHVWVLRRPERTPASPELLLVDTGRFAGEGRGGPDWPAVREAVLDAWRDFERAGRLAERPGLARSVPVIELLGDDVDLAPARHLPPVVADGAEQLAAVRERLGETLRLTADLAPPPAAPAPGARWPLTTIGELARGGALMMRTGGNGGHARVPVLTDHDVLAGTAPSGTLPESEEEPVLTEPGDVVVPVLGGGSVARVIDDATAGAALGRNLVLLRPDRAALDPWFLAGFLRGTANNRQASSYASTATRLDVRRLQLPRLPLDEQRRYGARFRALDEFERALRRASRLGEQLVRGMYDGLTDGTVAPD, encoded by the coding sequence GTGCAGGACAACGCGACAGAGGTGACCGCAGCGGGCATCGCCCGGCTCGCCGGAGTGGGCCGGGCCGCCGTCAGCAACTGGCGCCGCAGGCACGCCGATTTCCCCAAGCCGGTCGGCGGCACCGAGACCAGCCCCTCCTTCGCGCTCGCCGAGGTCGAGGCCTGGCTGCGCAAGCAGGGCAAACTCGCCGAGGTCCCGCTGCGCGAACGCGTCTGGCAGCAGCTCGTCGGCCACCCCGAGGGTCCGCTGACCGCCCTGGTGCACGCGGGCTGCGCCCTGCTGCTGATCCACGAGCGGCCCACGGTCTGGCTCGACGCGAGCGCCGGCTCGGACGCCCGCCTCGCCGCGATCCTGCCGGGAGTGCTGGAACAGGTGCTGTCGCCTGTGAACGCCGAAGCCGGCGTTCACAGCCCGTCCGCCCCTCGCCCTGTTCACACCGCTCACCGCGCCCCCGCAGGCGCCCCCGCAGGCGCCCCCGCGGGCACCCCCACCACCCCGGCCGCCGGCGCCCCGGCCCCCGCCCCCGCCCCCGCCCTCCGCATCCCCACCGGCCCCCAGCTCCTCCCCTCCGTCCCCCTGCTGCGCGGTGCGGCCGAGCTGGCCGCCGAGACCGGAGCGCGGCAGGCGTTCGAGTTCCTGCTGGGCCGGCATCTGGACGCCAACCCCCGCCAGTACACGCTCACCCCGGCCGAACTCGCCGGGCTCATGGCCGACCTCGCCGGCCCCGCCCGCCGGGTCCTGGACCCCGCCTGCGGCACCGGCGCGCTGCTGCGGGCCGTCGAGTCCCGCCCCGACCAGGAGCTGTACGCCCAGGACAGCGCCCCCGAGCTGGCCGCGCTCACCGCACTGCGGCTCGCGCTGCACTCCCGGGCCGGTGTGCGCGGCGCGGCCGGCGACACCCTGCGCGCCGACGCCTTCCCCGGCCTGCGGGCCGACGCGGTGCTGTGCCATCCGCCGTTCAACGAGCGCAACTGGGGCCACGACGAACTCGCCTACGACCCCCGCTGGGAGTACGGCTTTCCGGCCCGCACCGAGTCCGAACTGGCGTGGGTGCAGCACGCGCTGGCCCGGCTGGCCGACGGCGGCGCCGCCGTCCTGCTGATGCCGCCGGCCGCCGCCTCCCGCCGTTCCGGGCGCCGGATCCGCGCCGATCTGCTGCGCCGGGGCGCGCTGCGGGCCGTGGTCGCGCTGCCGGTCGGGGCGGCGCCGCCGTACAACATCCCGCTGCACGTGTGGGTGCTGCGCCGGCCGGAGCGGACGCCGGCGTCGCCCGAGCTGCTGCTCGTGGACACCGGGAGGTTCGCCGGGGAGGGGCGCGGCGGCCCGGACTGGCCGGCCGTGCGCGAGGCCGTCCTGGACGCCTGGCGCGACTTCGAACGGGCGGGGCGGCTGGCGGAGCGGCCCGGGCTCGCCCGTTCCGTGCCGGTCATCGAGCTCCTCGGCGACGACGTGGACCTCGCTCCCGCCCGCCATCTGCCGCCGGTCGTGGCCGACGGCGCGGAGCAGCTCGCGGCGGTGCGCGAGCGCCTCGGGGAGACCCTGCGCCTGACCGCCGACCTCGCTCCGCCGCCCGCCGCGCCCGCGCCCGGCGCGCGCTGGCCGCTCACCACCATCGGCGAACTCGCGCGCGGAGGCGCGCTGATGATGCGCACCGGCGGAAACGGCGGGCACGCGCGCGTGCCCGTGCTCACCGACCACGACGTCCTCGCCGGCACCGCGCCCTCCGGCACGCTCCCGGAGAGCGAGGAGGAGCCCGTGCTGACCGAGCCGGGCGATGTCGTCGTACCGGTGCTGGGCGGCGGTTCGGTGGCGCGCGTGATCGACGACGCCACGGCGGGCGCCGCCCTGGGACGCAACCTCGTGCTGCTGCGCCCGGACCGCGCGGCGCTCGACCCGTGGTTCCTGGCCGGGTTCCTGCGCGGTACCGCGAACAACCGGCAGGCCAGCAGCTACGCCTCCACCGCGACCCGGCTGGACGTGCGCCGCCTGCAGCTGCCCCGGCTCCCGCTGGACGAACAGCGGCGCTACGGCGCGCGCTTCCGCGCTCTCGACGAGTTCGAGCGGGCGCTGCGCCGCGCGAGCCGGCTCGGGGAGCAGCTCGTGCGCGGGATGTACGACGGCCTGACCGACGGCACGGTGGCGCCGGACTGA
- a CDS encoding serine/threonine-protein kinase yields MSTLIGQGGMGQVWTAYDRRLDRRVAVKLLRPDKVAGQEADELRRRFMRECRVTAQVDHPGLVTVHDAGSEGEELFLVMQYVDGADLSDHLAEHDPYPWPWAVAVAAQLCAVLSAVHAVPIVHRDLKPRNVMVKQDGTVTVLDLGVASVMDTDTTRLTHTGSPIGSPAYMAPEQAMGGAVGPYTDLYALGVLMHELLSGDVPFAGSTALGVLHRHLYEPPLPVRRIRPEVPEALEALVLRLLAKDPQHRPASAQEVYEDLAALLPARGTPSGAPLDPTRPFLRPHAPWPDRARTPAPQPAPVAPAPPVAEKPDVAAAVEEVKRLLGEGRITQAVDILGAILPAAAEQHGEHSPVVRTLRKQYAATLMDDGQYRRALPELRRLADERAAEAGQADPQSLRYRYEAAQCLEQLGQPAAALAEYRALLPYYENQYVSGDPQLAHEVRRRIGHLLLALGDRPSAHDTLARLLMDVERLHGPGYPMALEIRRTLQWLGQVRG; encoded by the coding sequence CTGTCCACCCTCATCGGGCAGGGCGGCATGGGCCAGGTGTGGACGGCGTACGACCGGCGGCTGGACCGGCGCGTGGCGGTGAAGCTGCTGCGCCCCGACAAGGTGGCCGGCCAGGAGGCGGACGAGCTGCGCCGCCGGTTCATGCGCGAGTGCCGGGTGACCGCGCAGGTGGACCACCCCGGCCTGGTGACCGTGCACGACGCGGGCAGCGAGGGCGAGGAGCTGTTCCTCGTCATGCAGTACGTCGACGGCGCCGACCTGTCCGACCATCTCGCCGAGCACGACCCGTACCCGTGGCCGTGGGCGGTCGCGGTGGCCGCGCAGCTGTGCGCCGTGCTGAGCGCCGTGCACGCCGTGCCGATCGTGCACCGCGACCTCAAGCCGCGCAACGTGATGGTGAAGCAGGACGGCACGGTCACGGTGCTCGACCTGGGCGTGGCCTCGGTCATGGACACCGACACCACCCGGCTCACCCACACCGGCTCCCCGATCGGCTCGCCCGCCTACATGGCGCCGGAGCAGGCGATGGGCGGCGCGGTCGGGCCGTACACGGACCTGTACGCGCTGGGCGTGCTGATGCACGAACTGCTCAGCGGAGACGTGCCGTTCGCGGGTTCCACGGCGCTCGGCGTGCTGCACCGGCACCTGTACGAGCCGCCGCTGCCGGTGCGCCGTATCCGCCCGGAGGTCCCCGAGGCGCTCGAGGCGCTGGTGCTGCGCCTGCTCGCGAAGGACCCGCAGCACCGGCCGGCGTCCGCGCAGGAGGTGTACGAGGACCTGGCGGCGCTGCTGCCCGCGCGCGGGACGCCCAGCGGGGCCCCCTTGGACCCCACGCGCCCCTTCCTGCGCCCGCACGCCCCTTGGCCGGACCGCGCGCGGACCCCCGCGCCCCAGCCGGCCCCCGTCGCGCCGGCGCCGCCGGTGGCCGAGAAGCCCGATGTCGCCGCCGCCGTCGAGGAGGTCAAGCGGCTGCTGGGGGAGGGGCGCATCACCCAGGCCGTGGACATCCTCGGCGCGATCCTGCCGGCCGCCGCCGAGCAGCACGGCGAGCACTCCCCGGTCGTGCGCACCCTGCGCAAGCAGTACGCGGCCACGCTCATGGACGACGGCCAGTACCGGCGCGCGCTGCCCGAACTGCGCCGGCTCGCCGACGAACGCGCCGCCGAGGCCGGCCAGGCCGACCCGCAGTCCCTGCGCTACCGCTACGAGGCCGCGCAGTGCCTGGAGCAGCTGGGCCAGCCGGCGGCGGCGCTCGCCGAGTACCGGGCGCTGCTGCCGTACTACGAGAACCAGTACGTCTCCGGAGACCCGCAGCTCGCTCACGAGGTGCGCCGGCGCATCGGCCA